In Ipomoea triloba cultivar NCNSP0323 chromosome 7, ASM357664v1, a single genomic region encodes these proteins:
- the LOC116025133 gene encoding casparian strip membrane protein 2-like codes for MKADGATEGSGGEASRGARGISIMDLILRVVAIVGSLGSAVAMGTTDQTLPFIIQSFRFEAQYDDFHTFKLFVIVSAIVCGYLALSLPLSIFHILRTKAEKSRILLIFLDTMMMGLLTAGASSAAGIVYLAHNGNSSANWPAICQPFQDFCRRTSASLIGSFVAIVMLLLLVLLSSIALHRSH; via the exons ATGAAGGCCGACGGTGCAACCGAGGGCAGCGGTGGAGAAGCGTCAAGAGGGGCAAGGGGAATCTCCATAATGGACCTGATTTTACGAGTAGTCGCCATTGTTGGAAGCTTGGGAAGTGCAGTGGCAATGGGGACGACAGACCAAACACTTCCCTTCATCATCCAATCCTTCCGGTTTGAGGCTCAATATGATGATTTTCATACATTTAA GCTGTTCGTGATCGTGAGCGCCATTGTCTGTGGCTACCTTGCTCTTTCACTCCCACTTTCCATTTTCCACATTCTAAGGACCAAAGCAGAAAAGAGCAGGATCTTGCTTATATTTTTGGATACG ATGATGATGGGTCTTCTCACAGCAGGAGCATCCTCAGCAGCAGGCATAGTATACCTTGCACACAATGGCAATTCCTCTGCAAACTGGCCTGCAATATGCCAACCATTTCAAGACTTCTGCAGGAGAACTTCTGCCTCTTTAATTGGATCATTTGTCGCCATTGTTATGCTTCTTCTGCTCGTCCTGCTGTCATCCATTGCCCTACACAGAAGCCATTAG
- the LOC116024455 gene encoding uncharacterized protein LOC116024455: MCGTTRLTGLRNKLGYTNALSVDAVGRSGGLALLWSDDIELRITGYAQQHIDAIIRFAVGLPEWRYTGFYGYLDRSRRHHSWDLLRLGETIFHVFADCPFANQVWLAYGMAWGCSMGYLDCS; this comes from the exons ATGTGTGGTACAACACGGTTGACTGGTTTGCGAAACAAATTGGGTTACACAAACGCTTTGAGTGTGGATGCGGTGGGGAGAAGCGGGGGCTTGGCTCTCCTGTGGTCAGATGATATAGAGTTGCGTATCACGGGATATGCTCAACAACATATCGATGCAATTATTCGGTTCGCTGTTGGCCTCCCAGAATGGCGATACACTGGTTTCTACGGCTACCTAGACCGTTCTCGGAGACATCACTCCTGGGATTTGCTAAG GTTGGGGGAGACTATTTTTCACGTATTTGCGGACTGCCCCTTTGCGAATCAAGTTTGGCTTGCGTATGGAATGGCTTGGGGCTGTTCGATGG GGTATTTGGACTGCTCGTAA
- the LOC116025130 gene encoding uncharacterized protein LOC116025130 isoform X1: MLNSSNDENVKEHEPVDDSQRSQVDGNSSVNDPKISELQENPKKPKEEEVIKKKYGGLLAKKPPLISKDHERAFFDSADWALGKQGAQKSKGPAEALRPKLEPTPHQQVRTRLSASVPADDDEADGGNSKPDDESEEKSGTPDASNESTSHTEVQNEQS, encoded by the exons aTGTTGAACTCGAGCAATGATGAGAATGTCAAAGAACATGAACCCGTTGATGATTCACAGCGATCTCAGGTGGATGGAAATTCATCCGTGAATGATCCAAAGATTTCTGAATTACAAGAAAATCCTAAGAAGCCGAAGGAG GAGGAAGTAATAAAGAAAAAGTATGGAGGATTACTAGCAAAAAAGCCGCCCTTGATATCCAAG GACCACGAACGTGCTTTTTTCGATTCTGCTGATTGGGCATTAGGAAAG CAGGGAGCCCAGAAGAGCAAAGGACCTGCAGAGGCACTTCGTCCGAAATTGGAA CCCACACCGCACCAGCAAGTCCGTACAAGGCTTTCAGCATCCGTCCctgctgatgatgatgaag CGGATGGTGGAAATAGCAAACCCGATGATGAGTCTGAGGAGAAAAGCGGGACACCAGATGCTAGCAACGAGAGCACAAGTCACACCGAGGTCCAGAACGAGCAGAGCTAA
- the LOC116025126 gene encoding methyltransferase-like protein 7A has product MVLPTRCFSSLNPIIPSIPATSSSANEKIAPKMAPILRQTHKDSQESNGFCFCCSRRRFLGAGGAALLPIRASGASDSTSNDPKEMLNRVHPPRADWYEEFYAWAMNTFSKAYEAEIAAYKSELFANLRGQAKSVLEIGIGTGPNLKYYSGDMDFVYGIDPNRKMEKYAQAAAEAAGLPPDNFKFMQAVSEALPLGDASVDAVVGTLMLCSVKDVDLTLQEVRRVLKPGGIFVFVEHVAAQDGTLHRFVQGLLDPLQQFVADGCHLTRKTGKSIADAGFSGVDIHQVSLSSASLINPHVYGVAHK; this is encoded by the exons ATGGTTCTCCCCACACGCTGTTTCTCCTCACTGAATCCCATCATTCCCTCAATTCCTGCAACAAGTTCATCAGCAAATGAGAAAATAGCTCCAAAAATGGCTCCAATCCTCAGGCAAACGCACAAGGACTCGCAGGAAAGCAATGGATTCTGCTTTTGCTGCAGCAGAAGGCGGTTTCTGGGAGCAGGCGGGGCGGCTCTCTTGCCCATTCGTGCTTCTGGTGCTTCTGATTCAACCTCCAATGACCCCAAG GAAATGTTGAATAGGGTTCACCCTCCAAGGGCAGATTGGTATGAAGAGTTTTATGCGTGGGCGATGAACACATTCTCAAAAGCTTACGAGGCAGAG ATTGCAGCTTACAAGTCTGAACTTTTTGCTAATTTGAGAGGGCAAGCGAAGAGCGTTTTGGAAATTGGCATTGGGACCGGTCCCAATCTTAAGTATTACTCAGGCGATATGGACTTTGTTTATGGCATAGATCCAAACCGGAAGATGGAGAAGTATGCACAGGCGGCAGCAGAAGCGGCTGGCCTTCCACCcgacaatttcaaatttatgcAAGCG GTTTCAGAGGCCTTGCCTCTTGGTGATGCTTCTGTGGATGCTGTTGTTGGGACCCTCATGTTATGTTCCGTTAAAGATGTCGATTTGACACTGCAGG AGGTGAGGCGGGTGCTCAAGCCAGGCGGCATTTTTGTGTTTGTAGAACACGTCGCTGCACAAG ATGGAACACTGCATAGGTTTGTACAAGGTTTGCTTGATCCTTTGCAGCAGTTTGTGGCAGATGGGTGTCATCTCACTAGGAAAACTGGGAAGAGTATTGCAGATGCAGGGTTTTCAGGGGTTGATATTCATCAAGTTTCCTTATCTTCTGCTTCACTCATAAATCCCCATGTCTATGGTGTAGCTCACAAGTAG
- the LOC116025130 gene encoding uncharacterized protein LOC116025130 isoform X2, with amino-acid sequence MLNSSNDENVKEHEPVDDSQRSQVDGNSSVNDPKISELQENPKKPKEEEVIKKKYGGLLAKKPPLISKDHERAFFDSADWALGKGAQKSKGPAEALRPKLEPTPHQQVRTRLSASVPADDDEADGGNSKPDDESEEKSGTPDASNESTSHTEVQNEQS; translated from the exons aTGTTGAACTCGAGCAATGATGAGAATGTCAAAGAACATGAACCCGTTGATGATTCACAGCGATCTCAGGTGGATGGAAATTCATCCGTGAATGATCCAAAGATTTCTGAATTACAAGAAAATCCTAAGAAGCCGAAGGAG GAGGAAGTAATAAAGAAAAAGTATGGAGGATTACTAGCAAAAAAGCCGCCCTTGATATCCAAG GACCACGAACGTGCTTTTTTCGATTCTGCTGATTGGGCATTAGGAAAG GGAGCCCAGAAGAGCAAAGGACCTGCAGAGGCACTTCGTCCGAAATTGGAA CCCACACCGCACCAGCAAGTCCGTACAAGGCTTTCAGCATCCGTCCctgctgatgatgatgaag CGGATGGTGGAAATAGCAAACCCGATGATGAGTCTGAGGAGAAAAGCGGGACACCAGATGCTAGCAACGAGAGCACAAGTCACACCGAGGTCCAGAACGAGCAGAGCTAA
- the LOC116024454 gene encoding uncharacterized protein LOC116024454: MGWILRDHDGYFVATQSLSRPGPALPREAEVLAVREALSWLKNTQWDSIIVETDAEVLVRSLHTPNLSPFGLLLDDITVLLSSFQNVKFCHVRRDANVVAHLLASYAFFLVRV; encoded by the coding sequence ATGGGGTGGATTCTTCGAGATCATGATGGTTATTTTGTGGCTACTCAATCTCTTTCAAGACCGGGACCCGCTCTTCCCAGGGAGGCCGAAGTTCTTGCGGTTCGTGAGGCCTTAAGTTGGCTAAAGAATACTCAATGGGACAGTATTATAGTGGAGACGGATGCTGAAGTTTTGGTTCGCAGCCTGCATACCCCGAATTTATCTCCTTTCGGATTGCTTCTTGATGATATTACTGTTTTACTTTCGAGTTTTCAGAATGTTAAGTTTTGTCATGTTCGCAGAGATGCAAATGTTGTTGCTCATTTGCTCGCTAGCTATGCTTTTTTCTTAGTACGAGTGTGA